One genomic segment of Ricinus communis isolate WT05 ecotype wild-type chromosome 5, ASM1957865v1, whole genome shotgun sequence includes these proteins:
- the LOC8272152 gene encoding LOW QUALITY PROTEIN: anamorsin homolog (The sequence of the model RefSeq protein was modified relative to this genomic sequence to represent the inferred CDS: deleted 1 base in 1 codon), giving the protein MKIPNKTDRTRKQCSVLAFTDDAVLPVSTIVNAVRELGNEGAEQCDPQVVTQASSLSKLPVDSSSMDIVISICRSLQFQGDFLFEEISRVLKPGGTVLIYKTLQSVAEGTSEAVLALERKLLLAGFLEAQGLQLNSLELSGLDHSFGMKAKKPSWKIGSSFALKKSTKGSVKVNLDDDLIDEDSLLTEEDMKKPPIAPGGDCEVGSTRKACKNCTCGRAEAEEKVKLGPTMEQLNNPQSACGSCGLGDAFRCSTCPYKGLPPFKLGEKVSLSGNFLAADI; this is encoded by the exons GATAGAACAAGGAAACAATGCAGTGTGCTAGCATTTACAGATGATGCAGTACTTCCTGTAAGTACAATTGTAAATGCAGTTAGGGAGCTTGGTAATGAAGGAGCTGAGCAATGTGATCCTCAAGTTGTCACTCAGGCATCATCTCTAA GTAAGCTGCCAGTTGACTCTTCATCTATGGACATCGTCATTTCCATCTGTAGGTCACTCCAATTTCAAGGTGACTTCCTATTTGAGGAAATCTCAAGAGTGTTAAAACCTGGTGGGACTGTTCTGATTTACAAGACTCTTCAGTCTGTTGCAGAGGGAACGAGTGAG GCAGTGCTTGCTCTTGAGCGCAAGTTGCTATTGGCAGGGTTCTTAGAAGCACAAGGTCTCCAATTGAACTCTCTCGAACTCTCTGGACTTGATCATTCTTTTGGG ATGAAAGCTAAAAAGCCTTCTTGGAAGATTGGGTCATCCTTCGCC CTTAAGAAGTCCACAAAAGGTTCAGTCAAGGTTAATCTTGACGATGATTTGATTGATGAAGATAGTCTGTTGACCGAAGAGGATATGAAGAAACCTCCGATAGCACCTG GCGGTGATTGTGAAGTTGGAAGCACAAGGAAAGCATGCAAGAACTGCACATGTGGTAGAGCTGAGGCAGAGGAGAAAGTGAAGTTGGGACCAACAATGGAGCAGCTGAACAATCCTCAATCAGCATGTGGCAGT TGTGGACTAGGGGATGCATTTCGCTGCAGTACATGCCCTTACAAGGGTCTTCCACCCTTCAAACTTGGTGAGAAG GTATCACTGTCTGGAAACTTCCTTGCGGCTGATATATGA